From one Streptomyces chromofuscus genomic stretch:
- a CDS encoding alcohol dehydrogenase catalytic domain-containing protein yields MATMKAAVVSEVNAPWVLQDVPKPEAGAHQVLVKIHACGVCYTDALLAQGTLKMREFPMVLGHEGVGEVVAVGDGVTSRKIGDRVGLPITQRACGRCDFCRERHVNSFVTANNCAAPVLTGVNVDGGQAEYVVADEEGTVLLPEGLSYELAAPTVCAGYTVWAALRRANAKPGARVAVVGIGGVGHLGIQFAKAAGCHVIAVTHSPDKHDLARELGADDVVANGAELREAGGADVLLHTAPTHDPAIDAMQGLRPWAKIILMGISAEDTFPIPALAVTGQSFEIIGSAHNGPEYLAEALEIVARGDVKPMIEVFPKEEVGEAYNRLINGQLRFRAVVKYA; encoded by the coding sequence ATGGCAACGATGAAGGCTGCTGTCGTCAGCGAGGTTAACGCCCCTTGGGTGCTGCAAGATGTCCCGAAGCCGGAAGCCGGCGCTCACCAGGTCCTCGTCAAGATCCATGCCTGTGGCGTGTGCTACACCGACGCACTGCTGGCTCAGGGAACGCTCAAGATGCGCGAGTTTCCCATGGTGCTCGGGCACGAAGGCGTCGGCGAGGTCGTCGCCGTAGGTGACGGTGTGACGTCACGCAAGATCGGGGACAGGGTGGGACTCCCCATCACCCAGAGAGCGTGCGGTCGGTGTGACTTCTGCCGGGAACGGCATGTGAACAGCTTCGTCACCGCGAATAACTGTGCCGCGCCTGTGCTGACAGGTGTGAATGTTGACGGTGGCCAGGCCGAGTATGTTGTGGCGGACGAGGAGGGCACGGTCCTGTTGCCCGAGGGGTTGTCGTATGAGCTGGCGGCGCCCACCGTCTGTGCGGGCTACACCGTGTGGGCAGCCCTTCGTCGTGCGAATGCCAAGCCAGGTGCACGGGTGGCTGTCGTCGGGATCGGCGGCGTCGGACATCTCGGAATCCAGTTCGCCAAAGCCGCAGGATGTCACGTTATCGCGGTAACGCACTCTCCCGACAAGCACGATCTGGCAAGGGAGCTGGGTGCGGATGATGTGGTAGCGAACGGCGCCGAGCTTCGAGAGGCAGGTGGCGCGGATGTGCTGCTCCACACTGCCCCGACTCACGACCCTGCCATTGATGCGATGCAGGGACTCCGTCCATGGGCAAAGATCATCCTCATGGGCATCTCGGCTGAGGACACCTTCCCGATCCCTGCCCTTGCCGTGACCGGGCAGAGCTTCGAAATCATCGGATCTGCCCACAACGGGCCGGAGTATCTGGCTGAAGCCCTGGAGATCGTTGCACGCGGGGATGTCAAGCCCATGATTGAGGTCTTCCCGAAGGAGGAGGTCGGCGAGGCATACAACCGCCTCATCAACGGGCAGTTGCGGTTCCGCGCCGTCGTCAAGTACGCCTAA
- a CDS encoding SRPBCC family protein, whose amino-acid sequence MAQVEATTERVVAADAEKVFDTLADYSGTRAKLLPEHFSEYEVREGGDGEGTLVHWKLQATSKRVRDCLLEVSEPTDGELVEKDRNSSMVTTWRVTPAGEGRSRVVVTTTWSGAGGIGGFFERTFAPKGLGRIYDVVLARLAAEVEK is encoded by the coding sequence ATGGCGCAGGTCGAGGCCACAACGGAACGGGTCGTCGCGGCGGACGCGGAGAAGGTGTTCGACACCCTCGCCGACTACAGCGGCACGCGCGCGAAGCTGCTGCCCGAGCACTTCAGCGAGTACGAGGTGCGCGAGGGCGGCGACGGTGAGGGCACCCTCGTCCACTGGAAGCTCCAGGCCACCAGCAAGCGCGTCCGTGACTGCCTCCTGGAGGTCAGCGAGCCGACCGACGGCGAGCTGGTCGAGAAGGACCGCAACTCCTCCATGGTCACCACCTGGCGGGTCACCCCGGCCGGCGAGGGCAGGTCCCGCGTCGTGGTGACCACCACCTGGTCCGGCGCCGGCGGCATCGGCGGCTTCTTCGAGAGGACCTTCGCGCCCAAGGGGCTCGGCCGGATCTACGACGTGGTCCTCGCCAGGCTCGCCGCCGAAGTGGAGAAGTGA